The genomic region CATCCAATTTATAATTTAATATTTCATCTTCACTAAAGAATATTTTCATCTCTTTTTCGGCATTTTCATGAGAATCTGAAGCATGCACTATATTTTTTGTTACACTCATTCCAAATTCACCACGTATACTACCCGGAGAAGCTTTTAAAGGATCTGTATTGCCTATAATATGTCTTACCATTTCGACTACTCTTGGCCCTTCCAAAACCATCACAACTACAGGACCTGATAACACAAATTCTATTAATTCATTATAAAATGGTTTTCCTTCGTGTTCTTTATATAGCCTTTCTGCCTGTTCTTTTGTAGCGTTTATCATTTTCATTGCAATAATTTTTATACCTCTTCTTTCCAATCTACTTATTACTTCCCCTACTAATCCTCTTCTTACAGTATTTGGTTTTAAAAACAAAAATTCTCTTTCCATTAGAATTCCCCCTTTACTAATCCGTCTTCTAATAAGATTTTTTTATCACAAAAATCTATTAATTCTTTTTCATGTGAAACCACAACTATTGTTTTATTATATTGAATAAGATCCTTAAATAACTTAAATACAATTATTTTGTTTTCCATATCAAGGCTGCCTGTCGGCTCATCTGCAAGAATAAGTTTTATATTTCCAACTACTGCTCTTAATATACTCGCACGCTGCTTTTCTCCTCCAGATAACTCTCCAGGATATTTATCCATTATTTTACTTATTCCTAATATTTCTGCAAACTCTCTTATTTCTTTTAAATTTTCTTCTCCTTCTCTAATATATTGAGCTAATTTTGCATTTTCTAAAATTGTTAGTTCATTTATTAAATTAAAAAACTGAAATACAAAGCCTATATGTTTTTTTATATCTTTATTAAAAGCATACATGATCTTTCCCGACGATGGTTTTAATATTTTTCCCATTAAAAAAAGCAATGTGCTTTTCCCACTTCCAGAATGGCCATATATCCCATAATATTTATTTCTTTCTATTTTTAAATTTATGTTTTTTAAAACATTTGTTTTTCTATCGTAAGAAAAATATAAATTTTCTATTTCAATTAAACTATTCATTATGAAGCACCTCTATGGGATCAAAAGATAACAATTTTTTTGAGGATATACATGAAAAAAGGTAAGAAAGAGTTATAATGAATAAAAAACCTAAAACTATATCATTAAATGAAATATAAAAAGGTATTTTATCTATATAAAATACACCAGAAGGTAGTTTTATGTTTATTTTTTCTAATATTGTAATTGTTATTAAAGCAGAAAAAAGTCCAGAAATAAAACCAGTTACAGCTACTATTAAACTTTCAAAAATAAATATCATTGATATTTTTCTTTTTTCCATACCCATTGAAAATAATATTCCTATTTCTTTTTTTCTTGTAAAAATTGAATACATTACTGAATTAGAAATACTAAAACCACTCATTAATACCACAAAAAAAGTGATTATTAAAGCAAAGTATGAGTCCACTTCAACCGCCTTAGCAAAATTTTCATTTTGTTCTTCCCATGTTGTTGCAAGATAATCATTAAAATACTGTTTTTTAATTTTTCCTGCTTTTTTTGGATTTTTTAGATATATACCTGTATAATTTAAATATTCGACTTTTTCTTTTTTTACAATAAAAGAAGAATCTATAATATATATTCCTGAATGAAAAATACCTGTGATTTTTATATTTTTTAATCTGATTTTATTTTCTCCATCTGTATAAAATATATTTAGTGTATCTCCAGGTTTTAAGTTCATATTTTCTGCCATTACATTTCCTATAATACATCCAGAAGTATTTCCCTTAACTAACAATTCTTTATAATAATCAATATCATTTATTTCCCAATATGTAACTCCTATTCTTTTTTTATCTTTATTAAAAAAACCCTGATACGATGAAAAATATATCTTAAATTTTTCATCTTTTATATCTTTATCAATTTTCTCATATGCTATTATATGCGGATAAAAGGCGGTTAACGAATTTATAAGAGTTTTATCAAAACCTTTTATTACAGATAAAACAACAATCATTCCCCATACTCCAATGAATATAGAAAGAAAGGGAAATAAAAAATGTTTTTTATTTTTTTTTAAGAA from Marinitoga aeolica harbors:
- the ndk gene encoding nucleoside-diphosphate kinase; translation: MEREFLFLKPNTVRRGLVGEVISRLERRGIKIIAMKMINATKEQAERLYKEHEGKPFYNELIEFVLSGPVVVMVLEGPRVVEMVRHIIGNTDPLKASPGSIRGEFGMSVTKNIVHASDSHENAEKEMKIFFSEDEILNYKLDVQHDL
- a CDS encoding ABC transporter ATP-binding protein translates to MNSLIEIENLYFSYDRKTNVLKNINLKIERNKYYGIYGHSGSGKSTLLFLMGKILKPSSGKIMYAFNKDIKKHIGFVFQFFNLINELTILENAKLAQYIREGEENLKEIREFAEILGISKIMDKYPGELSGGEKQRASILRAVVGNIKLILADEPTGSLDMENKIIVFKLFKDLIQYNKTIVVVSHEKELIDFCDKKILLEDGLVKGEF
- a CDS encoding ABC transporter permease, which gives rise to MKEVFLLINGFLKKNKKHFLFPFLSIFIGVWGMIVVLSVIKGFDKTLINSLTAFYPHIIAYEKIDKDIKDEKFKIYFSSYQGFFNKDKKRIGVTYWEINDIDYYKELLVKGNTSGCIIGNVMAENMNLKPGDTLNIFYTDGENKIRLKNIKITGIFHSGIYIIDSSFIVKKEKVEYLNYTGIYLKNPKKAGKIKKQYFNDYLATTWEEQNENFAKAVEVDSYFALIITFFVVLMSGFSISNSVMYSIFTRKKEIGILFSMGMEKRKISMIFIFESLIVAVTGFISGLFSALITITILEKINIKLPSGVFYIDKIPFYISFNDIVLGFLFIITLSYLFSCISSKKLLSFDPIEVLHNE